In Paenibacillus larvae subsp. larvae, the following proteins share a genomic window:
- a CDS encoding type I polyketide synthase: MIKDNHRTGLEIAVIGMAARFPGAKNVGQFWNNLIHGEESVTFLTDEELEQAGVKAETYQRKDYVKSCGGVLENKDSFDASFFGYTPAEAEIMNPQTRIFHECTWEALENAGYDPFRYGQRIGLFAAAGSSLDWEIITRLSGKRERLGDYASWLLDSRDFLATRVSYKMNLTGPSILLNTTCSSSLVAIDAACRSLLTGQCEIALAGGVSVSPAPKEGYIYEEGMILSPDGHCRAFDADAKGTTGGEGAGIVVLKPLEEALQDNDNVISVIKGFAVNNDGNRKIGYTAPSTIGQAEAISATISMAGIDPESITYVETHGTGTILGDPMEIKALTKAFGAKKKQFCRIGSVKTNIGHLDEAAGIAGFIKTVLALKHRTLPPSLHFNTPNPNIDFDDTPFQVNNTVSEWENTGFPLRAGVSSFGIGVQMPT, translated from the coding sequence ATGATAAAAGATAACCATAGAACGGGCTTGGAAATTGCGGTAATTGGTATGGCCGCAAGATTCCCCGGGGCAAAAAATGTCGGACAATTTTGGAATAACCTTATTCATGGGGAAGAGTCTGTTACGTTTCTTACGGATGAAGAGCTTGAACAGGCGGGAGTAAAAGCGGAAACGTATCAGCGGAAAGATTATGTAAAATCGTGTGGCGGGGTATTGGAAAACAAAGATAGCTTCGATGCCTCCTTTTTTGGTTATACCCCCGCGGAAGCGGAAATCATGAATCCGCAAACGAGAATTTTTCATGAATGTACATGGGAGGCTTTGGAGAATGCAGGTTACGATCCTTTCCGGTACGGGCAGCGGATTGGATTATTTGCAGCTGCGGGTTCCAGTCTGGATTGGGAAATCATCACACGCTTATCCGGGAAAAGAGAGCGGCTTGGGGATTATGCCTCCTGGCTGCTTGATAGCCGGGATTTTTTGGCTACCCGAGTATCTTATAAAATGAATCTTACAGGACCCAGCATTCTTCTGAACACGACCTGTTCCTCTTCGTTAGTAGCCATTGATGCGGCCTGTCGAAGTCTCTTAACAGGCCAATGCGAGATTGCACTCGCAGGAGGTGTGTCCGTATCGCCGGCTCCGAAGGAAGGATATATTTACGAGGAAGGTATGATTCTATCACCGGACGGCCATTGCCGGGCCTTCGATGCAGATGCGAAAGGTACAACAGGTGGTGAAGGCGCAGGGATTGTTGTTCTTAAACCGTTGGAGGAAGCTTTACAGGACAACGACAACGTCATTTCCGTTATAAAAGGATTTGCAGTAAATAACGACGGTAACAGAAAAATCGGTTACACTGCTCCGAGCACCATCGGCCAGGCCGAGGCAATTTCAGCCACGATCAGCATGGCTGGTATCGATCCCGAAAGTATTACATATGTAGAAACCCACGGAACGGGAACCATCCTTGGTGATCCTATGGAAATAAAAGCTTTAACCAAAGCCTTTGGGGCAAAAAAGAAGCAGTTTTGCCGGATTGGCTCTGTAAAAACGAATATTGGACATCTGGACGAGGCCGCAGGAATTGCCGGGTTTATCAAAACCGTGCTGGCCTTAAAGCATCGGACTTTACCGCCGAGTCTTCATTTTAACACACCTAATCCGAACATTGATTTTGACGATACACCTTTTCAGGTAAATAACACGGTATCTGAATGGGAGAATACTGGATTTCCCTTGAGAGCCGGAGTCAGTTCTTTCGGAATCGGGGTACAAATGCCCACGTAA
- a CDS encoding non-ribosomal peptide synthetase yields the protein MNELVRRNIQDIYKMAPTQEGMYFHYLLDKSSLAYLEQTTYRLHGDLDITRVKQSLEELFKRYDILRTVFNHEKADLPLQVVLKEREVDFFFQDLRHIPDEKERERYMNEYKEYDKNRKFDLNKDVMMRVAVFRIGEQDYVFIWTSHHILMDGWCVEILVSDFFDIYNRLLINRPCHLEPVKQYRTYIEWLEEQDPEKAKTFWKNYLYGFEEMTAVPKLKRGTSANLPYKKEEVKLDLSEQQTSALGSLAAKHQVTLSTVMKAAWSIVLAKYNQKREVVFGGVVSGRPGELDGVEQMVGLFINIIPVRVAVENDMKLSYLLQRVQTDMAESEPFHYFSLASIQAGSGLKQNLFDHIMVFENYPLAERLGQAAHPSEESEECEAHYVITDVQSFEQTNYDFNIIIAPGESMYVQFDFNGHVYDKTMVKMMAKHYEHVLNQLMKDDQKRVRDIELMEDQEKYDIFDIFNHTQAAYPANRMIHDIFEEQAAKTPEHTACVFGGTSLSYRQLNERANRLARSLREAEVRSDQLVGLMADRSLEMVIGVLAILKAGGAYVPISPDYPEERIRYMLEDSETNLLLVQHHLQGRVAFAGKMMNLNDPEIYGEDGSNLEPISGPKSLAYVIYTSGSTGKPKGVMVEHHSVVNRLWWMQENYPVYETDTILQKTTFTFDVSVWELFWWSIAGSKVCLLTAGGEKDPKHIVETIAEQGITTMHFVPAMLHAFLDYVEQLSNGERKEKLGTLRQVFASGEALPPQHVARFHRLITPVNQVKLINLYGPTEATVDVSYFDCQADREYDVIPIGKPISNIQIYMVGNESEQLQPVGVAGELCISGVGLARGYLNRPELTAEKFVDNPFVPGEKMYQTGDLARWLPDGNIEYLGRIDSQVKIRGFRIELEEIESALQGYDKLQKAAVSFREAGNEKKLVAYITVHEELSVSELRRFLSDILPEYMIPAEFVIVHDIPLNSSGKIDRKRLKDLEGKRLLTQSSYKEPASNTEKVVAEIWKEVLNMDNVGINDNFFDLNGTSLDVMKVASKLKKAFDREFEIVSMFTYPTIASFSKHVIEQDEYEGIDEHRAVLQAANTRMLNNLGRMKQQAGRN from the coding sequence ATGAACGAGCTTGTGCGCCGGAATATACAGGATATATATAAGATGGCCCCTACGCAGGAAGGCATGTATTTTCATTACTTGCTTGATAAATCATCTCTGGCTTATTTGGAACAAACCACTTACCGCCTCCACGGGGATTTGGATATAACACGGGTTAAACAAAGTCTCGAGGAATTATTTAAGAGGTATGATATTCTTCGTACAGTATTTAATCATGAGAAGGCCGATCTCCCCCTTCAGGTCGTTTTGAAGGAAAGGGAGGTCGATTTTTTCTTTCAGGATTTACGGCATATTCCGGATGAAAAAGAGCGGGAACGGTATATGAACGAATATAAAGAATATGACAAAAACAGGAAGTTCGATTTGAACAAGGATGTAATGATGCGAGTGGCCGTATTCCGTATAGGTGAACAAGATTATGTGTTTATTTGGACCTCCCACCATATCTTAATGGATGGCTGGTGCGTTGAAATTCTGGTTTCCGATTTCTTCGACATCTATAACCGCTTGCTGATAAATCGTCCATGCCATCTGGAACCTGTGAAGCAATACCGTACTTATATTGAATGGCTGGAAGAACAAGATCCGGAAAAAGCGAAAACCTTTTGGAAGAACTATTTGTATGGATTTGAGGAAATGACTGCGGTACCGAAACTGAAAAGGGGAACGTCCGCAAACCTTCCGTACAAAAAAGAAGAGGTAAAACTGGACTTGAGTGAACAACAAACCAGTGCACTAGGCAGTTTGGCTGCCAAGCATCAAGTTACTTTAAGTACGGTGATGAAGGCGGCATGGAGTATAGTGCTGGCCAAATACAACCAAAAGCGGGAAGTTGTATTTGGCGGAGTTGTCTCCGGGCGGCCGGGTGAACTGGACGGTGTCGAACAAATGGTAGGTTTGTTCATTAATATCATCCCGGTACGTGTAGCGGTTGAGAACGATATGAAACTCAGTTATCTTTTACAGCGTGTTCAAACGGATATGGCGGAATCGGAACCGTTCCATTATTTTTCGTTGGCCAGTATCCAAGCAGGTAGCGGGTTAAAACAAAACCTGTTTGATCATATTATGGTATTTGAAAATTACCCTCTTGCCGAACGTTTGGGCCAGGCCGCCCATCCATCTGAAGAATCTGAAGAATGTGAAGCTCATTACGTGATTACTGACGTGCAATCGTTCGAACAGACCAATTATGATTTCAACATTATTATAGCGCCGGGCGAAAGCATGTATGTCCAGTTCGATTTCAATGGACATGTATACGACAAGACCATGGTCAAAATGATGGCAAAGCACTATGAACATGTGTTGAATCAGCTGATGAAAGATGACCAAAAAAGGGTCAGGGATATTGAATTGATGGAAGATCAGGAGAAGTATGACATTTTCGATATTTTCAACCATACACAAGCAGCATATCCTGCGAACAGAATGATCCACGATATCTTCGAAGAACAGGCAGCCAAAACTCCTGAGCACACCGCTTGTGTCTTTGGAGGCACATCTTTGTCCTACCGGCAGCTTAACGAACGGGCAAACCGGCTGGCCCGTAGTTTACGGGAAGCAGAGGTTCGGTCTGACCAATTGGTAGGTCTGATGGCTGACCGCTCTTTGGAAATGGTCATTGGGGTCCTGGCTATCCTGAAGGCAGGTGGAGCGTATGTGCCGATTAGCCCGGATTATCCGGAGGAGCGCATCCGCTATATGCTGGAAGATTCGGAAACGAATCTGCTTCTAGTGCAGCATCATTTGCAGGGTCGCGTAGCTTTTGCCGGGAAAATGATGAATTTGAACGATCCAGAAATCTATGGAGAAGACGGCTCGAACCTGGAGCCGATTAGCGGGCCAAAGAGCCTGGCCTATGTCATCTATACCTCCGGATCGACCGGCAAACCTAAAGGGGTCATGGTGGAACATCACTCGGTCGTGAATCGGTTGTGGTGGATGCAGGAGAACTATCCGGTCTATGAAACGGACACCATTTTGCAAAAAACGACGTTTACGTTTGATGTATCCGTATGGGAGCTGTTTTGGTGGTCGATAGCCGGTTCCAAAGTATGTCTGCTGACTGCGGGAGGAGAAAAGGATCCGAAGCATATCGTGGAAACGATTGCGGAACAAGGAATAACAACGATGCATTTCGTTCCTGCTATGCTGCATGCCTTTTTGGACTACGTGGAGCAGCTATCAAACGGGGAACGCAAGGAGAAGCTTGGAACACTGCGACAGGTGTTTGCAAGTGGGGAAGCATTGCCGCCACAGCATGTTGCCAGGTTTCACCGGCTTATTACGCCGGTGAATCAGGTGAAGCTGATCAATTTGTACGGCCCGACGGAGGCAACCGTTGATGTCTCCTATTTTGATTGTCAGGCTGACCGGGAGTATGACGTGATCCCGATAGGAAAACCGATTTCCAATATCCAGATCTATATGGTAGGAAATGAATCCGAACAGCTGCAACCGGTTGGTGTAGCAGGAGAACTTTGTATATCTGGCGTAGGGTTAGCGAGGGGTTACTTAAACCGCCCGGAATTGACGGCAGAGAAATTTGTGGACAACCCGTTTGTTCCCGGAGAGAAAATGTACCAGACAGGGGACTTGGCCAGGTGGCTTCCTGATGGAAATATTGAATACTTGGGCCGAATCGATAGTCAGGTCAAGATTCGGGGATTTCGTATTGAGTTGGAGGAGATCGAATCTGCTCTTCAAGGATACGATAAGCTGCAAAAAGCAGCCGTATCCTTCAGAGAGGCAGGAAATGAGAAGAAATTGGTAGCCTACATAACAGTGCATGAAGAACTATCTGTATCTGAATTACGCCGCTTTCTAAGTGATATATTGCCTGAATATATGATTCCGGCGGAATTTGTGATCGTCCATGACATTCCGCTTAATTCCAGTGGAAAAATAGACCGCAAACGATTGAAAGACCTGGAAGGAAAACGTCTGTTAACCCAATCTTCATACAAAGAACCGGCTTCAAATACAGAGAAAGTAGTTGCTGAGATTTGGAAAGAAGTATTGAACATGGACAATGTCGGGATTAACGATAACTTTTTTGACCTTAACGGTACTTCCCTAGATGTCATGAAGGTGGCAAGCAAACTAAAAAAGGCTTTCGACAGAGAGTTTGAAATTGTATCCATGTTTACTTATCCAACCATTGCTTCATTTTCCAAACACGTCATTGAGCAGGATGAGTATGAAGGTATTGATGAACATCGGGCTGTATTGCAGGCTGCCAATACAAGGATGCTGAATAATCTAGGAAGAATGAAACAGCAGGCTGGACGAAACTGA
- a CDS encoding non-ribosomal peptide synthetase translates to MDRSHTLVVTKQISSNKKEYWLEKFKNLNPKDMSIRLLTPKEEIQSAPIADLQVTLEPQLSEKLIRLSNHSDVTLFIVLLSAFVGFQYRYTGQEEIIVTVPAYNEGTESDSDSNELLMIRKRVEDDVCFRNLLIEMKEEFIKAIEYSDYPLTEIIEELNLDENRVRKWLHSTIFASENLHNIPSLIKKEETLFLVTCSRKGGAVEVSFTFDRRICHEEDMKRMLQCYQVFLSMVLDDMALGLSRVKLMTESQEAELLAVCNQTRLDYPKHETIIRLFEEQVLQSPDQIAIVYGEKQMTYSELNRKANFLARQLRKYGVKRESPVCIMLDRGLETVVGIVGILKAGGAYIPIDPKSPDNRINYMLKESQPILVLTTKNIAETHQLPNVLLMDSIAEITESRTEEDENPAIVNEPTDLAYLLFTSGSTGKPKASMIEHRNVINLVAGLQERILKKYDGRLRIAMLSPFIFDMSVEQMFGTLLYGHSLYIVPEEARVDGERLLEFFIENEIDLTDGTPSHLILLLEAMNYNSAKPNLKQLVIGGESLPKETVERMFSKLGPDHVPIITNSYGLTECCVDSTYFDVTEENVNHYYRIPIGYPLPNQRVYILNKHNILQPVGVIGELCIAGDNVGRGYLNRDELNAKTFVDDPFHEGQKMYRTGDLAIWLPDGNVECLGRMDTQVKIRGYRIELEEIENVLRKHPSVTDVKVLVINPRNKEQSTESQQLCVYIVTNNPIEHAVLREFLIKDLPDYMIPAYFVNLERMPLNQNDKVDRSKLPPIDTAAYDSGIEVAAPTNEREEQLVLCWKQVLGRESVGIKDNFFGSGGDSIKAIQLVSRLRRLHYKIEVRDIFTSPTIEQLAKKMVRLNRTVNQEEVTGRVPLTPIQHDFFLNHCIDPHHFNQSVLLDVEPEFDVEAARFIFSKIQEHHDALRIIFLKEGNQFIQINRGLDMTLSIQHFDLYGMDHQQFHLKERELQSGISLENGPLMNVVLFDTDAGKKLFIYIHHTVIDGVSWRILFEDIDTLYRQYKEGKRPSLPLKSDSFKTWSEKLYEYANSEELKREIPHWKKVNSLMKIPKIRKDIAESYFVKDEVTLSFALSETETDALLNRVNYAFNSDINDILLTALGLSVNSTFGIQDVSVELEGHGREPIIPNLDISRTVGWFTSWYPVIIDVSGDDDLAGQIKRVKESLRAVPNKGVGYLILKHLSAETEWEDAERPQICFNYLGQFDADSDYSDDAWFKMADESIDSNESPERRRENDFVFNGVVIEGKLHMNLLYSHKQYKTETVKAFLEHYRIELLRLISFCTSRTETEVTPSDLGYKGLTMEQLDSFFD, encoded by the coding sequence ATGGATAGGAGTCATACTCTTGTCGTCACAAAACAAATAAGCAGCAACAAGAAGGAATATTGGCTTGAAAAATTCAAAAATCTGAATCCAAAAGATATGTCAATAAGGCTGCTGACACCGAAAGAAGAAATTCAATCCGCTCCAATTGCCGATCTGCAGGTTACCCTGGAGCCACAGCTGTCAGAGAAGCTCATTCGTCTTAGCAACCATTCGGATGTTACCCTTTTTATTGTACTGCTGTCCGCTTTTGTCGGATTTCAATATAGATATACGGGACAGGAAGAAATAATCGTAACTGTACCCGCCTACAATGAAGGGACTGAGAGCGATTCTGATTCTAACGAGCTGCTCATGATTAGGAAGAGAGTGGAAGACGATGTTTGCTTTCGAAATTTACTGATAGAGATGAAAGAGGAGTTTATTAAGGCAATTGAATATTCGGATTATCCGTTAACTGAGATCATTGAGGAACTGAATCTTGATGAGAATCGGGTTCGGAAGTGGCTTCACTCTACAATATTTGCCAGTGAGAACCTTCATAACATACCTTCCCTGATTAAGAAGGAAGAGACCCTATTTCTTGTCACTTGCAGCAGAAAAGGGGGAGCTGTTGAAGTTAGTTTTACATTTGATAGAAGGATCTGCCACGAGGAAGATATGAAGCGTATGCTTCAGTGCTATCAGGTATTTCTTAGTATGGTACTGGACGATATGGCGCTGGGCTTATCCCGTGTCAAACTGATGACCGAAAGTCAAGAGGCAGAATTATTGGCCGTATGTAATCAAACCCGTCTTGATTATCCCAAGCATGAGACTATCATTCGGTTATTTGAGGAACAGGTACTTCAATCACCGGACCAGATTGCTATCGTATATGGCGAAAAACAGATGACATATAGTGAATTGAACCGGAAGGCAAACTTTCTGGCAAGGCAGTTAAGAAAATATGGCGTTAAGCGTGAATCCCCTGTATGTATCATGTTAGACCGAGGCCTGGAGACGGTTGTGGGAATCGTAGGCATATTAAAAGCTGGAGGGGCTTACATTCCCATTGACCCTAAAAGTCCGGATAATCGCATTAATTACATGCTTAAGGAAAGCCAGCCAATACTGGTCCTGACGACAAAAAATATTGCAGAAACACATCAACTTCCCAATGTACTGCTGATGGACTCTATAGCGGAAATAACGGAAAGCCGAACTGAAGAGGATGAAAATCCGGCCATTGTGAATGAACCGACAGACCTTGCTTATCTCCTGTTTACATCCGGTTCGACAGGCAAGCCTAAAGCTTCCATGATTGAACACCGCAATGTAATCAATCTCGTAGCCGGATTGCAGGAAAGAATTTTGAAAAAGTACGACGGCAGGCTGCGCATAGCCATGTTGTCCCCATTCATATTTGATATGTCTGTGGAACAAATGTTTGGAACGCTTCTATATGGTCATAGCCTTTATATCGTGCCTGAAGAAGCAAGGGTGGACGGCGAGAGGCTTTTGGAATTTTTCATTGAGAATGAAATCGATCTTACGGACGGCACTCCAAGTCACCTGATTTTATTGTTGGAAGCCATGAATTATAACAGTGCAAAGCCAAACCTAAAACAGCTTGTTATTGGTGGCGAGTCTTTGCCGAAAGAAACCGTTGAGAGAATGTTCAGCAAACTGGGACCCGATCACGTCCCCATTATTACCAATAGCTACGGTTTGACTGAATGCTGCGTTGATTCCACTTATTTTGACGTGACGGAAGAGAATGTGAACCACTATTACCGGATTCCAATCGGGTATCCATTGCCAAACCAACGGGTGTATATATTAAACAAGCATAACATCCTGCAACCGGTAGGGGTTATAGGGGAATTATGTATTGCAGGTGATAATGTCGGAAGAGGGTATCTGAACAGGGATGAACTGAATGCAAAAACGTTTGTTGATGATCCCTTTCACGAAGGGCAAAAGATGTACAGAACAGGGGATTTAGCCATATGGCTTCCTGACGGAAATGTAGAGTGCCTTGGCAGAATGGATACCCAGGTCAAAATCAGAGGATATCGTATTGAACTGGAAGAAATCGAAAATGTTCTGCGTAAACATCCTTCAGTCACAGATGTAAAAGTGCTTGTCATTAATCCGAGGAACAAGGAACAGAGTACAGAGTCGCAGCAGCTTTGTGTCTACATCGTTACTAATAATCCTATCGAACATGCGGTACTACGTGAGTTCCTTATTAAAGACTTGCCTGATTACATGATTCCCGCTTATTTCGTGAATTTGGAAAGAATGCCGCTAAACCAAAATGATAAGGTAGACCGCAGCAAGCTTCCTCCAATTGATACAGCTGCTTATGATAGCGGAATAGAAGTGGCTGCTCCAACTAACGAAAGGGAGGAACAACTTGTCTTGTGCTGGAAGCAGGTACTAGGTCGGGAATCAGTTGGAATTAAAGACAACTTCTTTGGAAGTGGCGGAGATTCTATCAAAGCCATTCAACTGGTCTCAAGACTCCGTCGTCTTCATTACAAAATTGAAGTAAGGGATATCTTTACCTCTCCGACCATTGAGCAGTTGGCCAAGAAAATGGTCAGACTTAACAGAACAGTGAATCAAGAAGAAGTAACGGGAAGAGTTCCTCTAACTCCTATACAACATGACTTCTTTCTTAATCATTGTATTGATCCGCATCATTTTAACCAATCGGTATTGCTTGATGTGGAGCCTGAATTCGATGTGGAAGCTGCCCGTTTCATTTTCTCCAAAATACAGGAGCATCACGATGCTCTTCGGATTATATTTTTGAAAGAAGGTAACCAGTTCATCCAGATTAACAGGGGATTGGATATGACTCTTTCCATTCAGCACTTTGATCTATACGGAATGGACCATCAACAATTCCACCTGAAAGAACGCGAACTGCAGTCCGGTATCAGCCTGGAAAACGGGCCTTTGATGAATGTAGTTCTTTTTGATACAGATGCTGGAAAAAAACTTTTCATTTATATTCACCATACGGTGATTGACGGGGTATCATGGCGCATCTTGTTTGAGGATATCGATACATTATACAGACAATATAAAGAAGGAAAGCGGCCATCCCTTCCACTTAAGTCAGACTCATTTAAAACCTGGTCCGAAAAACTGTATGAATATGCAAATAGTGAGGAGTTAAAAAGGGAAATTCCGCATTGGAAAAAGGTAAATTCCTTAATGAAAATACCCAAGATACGGAAAGATATTGCGGAAAGTTATTTTGTAAAAGACGAAGTAACCCTATCCTTTGCCTTAAGTGAAACGGAAACCGATGCTTTGCTTAACCGGGTGAATTACGCGTTTAATTCGGATATCAATGATATTTTACTTACTGCTTTGGGTCTCAGCGTGAACAGTACGTTCGGCATTCAGGACGTTTCGGTCGAGCTTGAAGGACACGGTCGCGAACCCATTATTCCTAATTTAGATATCAGTCGTACGGTAGGCTGGTTTACCAGCTGGTATCCTGTAATTATCGACGTATCAGGTGATGATGATCTTGCCGGCCAGATTAAGAGAGTCAAAGAATCTCTGCGTGCTGTGCCTAACAAAGGAGTCGGCTATTTGATTTTAAAACACCTATCCGCGGAAACTGAATGGGAGGACGCCGAGAGACCGCAAATTTGTTTCAATTATTTGGGCCAGTTTGATGCGGATTCGGATTATTCGGATGATGCCTGGTTCAAAATGGCGGATGAATCAATTGACAGCAACGAAAGTCCTGAGCGCAGGAGAGAAAACGATTTTGTATTTAATGGAGTTGTCATAGAGGGAAAGCTTCACATGAATCTTTTATACAGCCATAAGCAATATAAGACGGAAACTGTGAAGGCTTTTCTTGAACATTATCGGATTGAACTGCTTCGCTTGATTTCGTTCTGTACCTCCAGAACGGAAACAGAAGTAACTCCAAGTGATTTGGGATATAAAGGGCTGACCATGGAACAATTGGACAGCTTTTTTGATTGA